The window AGCTGGCAGTGGGGAGAtcaggggggtggtgggggaatCGGGAtggtggggctgggcagggagttGCCACTGGCCAgaccccccctccccatcccccatctcCTCCTCAGGGGTGCCAGTGGATTGGGGAACGAGCCAAGAGGCACAGCTTCTGTGAACTCACCTGCCAGGGCCGCACGGGCTCCTGTGCAGGGCAGCCCGAGGAGTTGCAGAGCAGTGCTTTGTGAAGTGCATGGGCCACGCTGTACACAGCTGCGTAGGCGGCAAAAGTTTGGTGGTATAACAACCCATCGGTCACGTTCTCCGGGGAGGCGCGGTCACACTGGGGGCAGCGTGGCCCCACCACATGCTCCTCCAGACCCAGCCGCCCTGCTTCTAGCGAGGCACAGTAGGCGGGCTCCGCAGCCCGGGCCAGGCGGGTCTGCACATAGGACCGGAACTCGGGCATCTCGGCACCCTGATGCAGGAAGCCGAGCACCGTGCCCACCCGGTCCATGCCTGGTAGCGTCATGACCAGGCTTGAAGTCAGCCAAGCCTCGCTGGCCACCCATACCTTGGGCGAGAGCCTGTAGTGGATGCTGTAGCTGAACAGGCTGTAGGTGGCGTGGGCGGAGGAGAAGACCACCACCACCTGCACGCTGCTGTGGTTTACCTGGTGCAGCAGGCTCTGCACGGAGCCTAGCCGCGTGCCGCCAGCACGGGGCAGCGGCATCAGGCCCTCGTAAGCGATGCAGATGCCCTTGGCATTGGCCAGGCTGGAGAAGAGGCCCAGGCCCTGCCGGCCATACTCGTCGTCGCTGCCCACGGCGGCCACCCAGTTCCAGTGCAGCCCCCGCAGCAGCTCCACCATGGCTGTCGCCTGCATGCGGTCGCTGGGCACCGTGCGGAAGAAGGATGGGAATGTCTCGCGGTTGCTCAGCCGGTCGGTGGTGGCACCGTAGCTGACCTGCAGGCGAAGGCCGCTCCTGACATGGGGGCTCCTGAGGTGGGCGGGAGGATGGGATGTGGGGAGGGGGCGCACCTGGGGCATGAGGAAGAAGCTGAAGAACTTGCCAGTGACCAGGGCAACTTCGGACGAGTGGGGCCCAATGACAGCCAGCACGCGGGGTTGGTACTGTGTGTAGTCACAGTAGGCGCCGATGCTGCGGCTGCCTGCCTTGGCCATGAACACCAGGCTGGGCTTCATCGCAACCACGGGTTCCGAGCATGTGTCGAAGAGGTCATAGCCCAGACGCAGCCCAGGGAGCAGGGTGGATGCGTTGTTGATCTCCTCCACGGCCATCATCACAGCTAGTGCCCAGAGCAGGCCAGGGGCCGACAACCTGGGGCCACAGGGGCTGCGGGTGGCCAACACCTCTCCCCCTGACcaacctcccccagccccacccctgcacACAATCCCGGCCTCCCTACCTGGTGCACACGGTGGCATTGGGCTGCATCCTGTCACCCAGCCCGGTGTCATCGGCTGAGCCCAGGGGGAAAAGCCCACCCAGAATATAGTCCCCCGGCAGGCTGAGCTGCTGGGACAGGCACAGTGGGGCCCCTGGCCTGATACCCAGTGCAGCCACAAGGCCCAGGAAGGTCAGGCCTAGCATGGCAGGCGGCAGCTTCCAGCAGCAGGACAGATTGCTTGCACTTGAACTTCCAGTAGCAAGTGGGTGGGCAGACTGGGGCCCCAGATATGGGGAGTCAGGCGGGGAGGGGCACAGGATTTGTTTAGCAAAGCGCTTGCCTGCTCACCTGCCTCCTTGGGGCCCTGGAGTCGCCCCCACCTCCTGGGCCTCTCAGGTGTGCTCACGTTGGGCTTATCCTGATGGCACCAACAGGCCctctgggtgatggtgacctGGGCAGGCAGGCTCTAGGCAGCTACTGCCCATGACGTTGCTACCTGTGTCCAAACCCCTGGTACCCACCTGTTCTGCAGGGGTTGCCCTGGAGTCTCCAGCTGATGTGAGACAGTCATGGAGGTGCCAGTGGGGCAGCACACCATCCCCCCAGCCCAGGGAGGCACTGTCTATAGTCGGGGTGGAGCAGGGTGGACTGCAAGCCCAGGGGCAGCCTGAGGGGGGTATCACACAGCCCTGCAACCAAAAGTACAGTGGATGGCTGGTCAGCATGGCTCTCACCCATGACTGGGTGGGGAGTGTCCCGAGGTGGGGGTCAtggcctcagcctgcctgggaaCAGTGCACCTTGAGGGTCTGTGGCCTAGAAGATTCGGAGGCCACAAGGTTTCAGAGGGCAGGTGCCTTCCTTCAGGGACAGAGCTCACAGCTGGGCCTGGGTGGGGAGGCATGCAAACAAGGGAGGAAATACTGTAACCAAATGGGCTGCAGCAGTCATGCCAGCACCAGGTGTGGCAATGGACCTGAGGCCCAGGCTGGTGGCTCCTGCTTAGCCACTGGGTGCCCGGGGACTGGTCTCCCCAAGTCTGGGTCTGGGGGCCTCACTGACACCAGGCCACAGACACcccagggagctgggggaggctAGAGATGCCCTTGAAGGTGCAGTGGGGCCTGGCAGACGTTCATGGAATTGGTCTAGGGACCTGGTCTTTGCCTGAAACTATGGCCTTGGGGAGGGCACACATGGATGGCAcgctcaccacacacacacacacgcactacACACCCTTGGGGAGGGCGCATGAGGCAcagcacacacagaacacacaccacacacacacagtgcctaCACCAGCACCCACGTATGCACACAGGCACACGTGCAGCCCTTACTCTCTGGCCTTTGTCAGTAACCTTCTAGGCTCTGGCCCCCACGGGTATGG is drawn from Bubalus kerabau isolate K-KA32 ecotype Philippines breed swamp buffalo chromosome 5, PCC_UOA_SB_1v2, whole genome shotgun sequence and contains these coding sequences:
- the TAS1R3 gene encoding taste receptor type 1 member 3 isoform X1, whose protein sequence is MTPGWVTGCSPMPPCAPGREAGIVCRGGAGGGWSGGEVLATRSPCGPRLSAPGLLWALAVMMAVEEINNASTLLPGLRLGYDLFDTCSEPVVAMKPSLVFMAKAGSRSIGAYCDYTQYQPRVLAVIGPHSSEVALVTGKFFSFFLMPQVRPLPTSHPPAHLRSPHVRSGLRLQVSYGATTDRLSNRETFPSFFRTVPSDRMQATAMVELLRGLHWNWVAAVGSDDEYGRQGLGLFSSLANAKGICIAYEGLMPLPRAGGTRLGSVQSLLHQVNHSSVQVVVVFSSAHATYSLFSYSIHYRLSPKVWVASEAWLTSSLVMTLPGMDRVGTVLGFLHQGAEMPEFRSYVQTRLARAAEPAYCASLEAGRLGLEEHVVGPRCPQCDRASPENVTDGLLYHQTFAAYAAVYSVAHALHKALLCNSSGCPAQEPVRPWQLLDNMYNMSFHAYNRTLQFDTSGNVDLAYDLKLWVWRDRMPMLRTVGSFNGSLELQFSSMIWHTPGNQEPVSQCSRQCREGQVRRVKGFHSCCYDCVDCKAGSYQRHPDDALCSKCDQDQWSPDGSTRCFPRRPRFLAWGEPAVLGLLLLLGIVLGLVLVALGLFTWHRDSPLVQAAGGPRACFGLACLGLVCLSVLLFPGQPSTASCMGQQLLLHLPLTGCLSTLFLLAAEIFVGSELPPSWTDWLHSRLRGPWAWLVVLLAMLAEAALCSWYLAVFPPVVITNWHALPTEALVHCRVSSWIMFGVVHATNAMLAFLCFLGTFLVQSRPGRYNSARGLTFAMLAYFITWVSYIPLFANVHVVSHPAVQMGTILCCVLGILTTFHLPKCYLLLWRPDLNTPEFFLGGGPSDARGQGGSGHREETQGKTSDP